In the genome of Triticum urartu cultivar G1812 chromosome 5, Tu2.1, whole genome shotgun sequence, one region contains:
- the LOC125508504 gene encoding tubby-like F-box protein 14 isoform X2 translates to MCQEIVKNPEFCGKITFPVSLKQPGPRDGTIQCFIKRDKSTQTYYLYLCLTSAVVAENGKFLLLAKRHSRPTCTEYTIFMNTDNTSRSSNMYIGKLRSNLLGTKFVIYDTQHPCNIPNVSQSGKTSRRFYSRKVSPKASSSTYSIAQVSYELNVLGTRGPRRMNCVMNSIPASSLEAGGTVLCQPDSAVAHSLDESFGSISFSKSSIRDRSIRFSSTRFSGISIGGSRNGGQALGDNDECKEWPLTLRNKAPRWHDQLQCWCLNFKGRVTVASVKNFQLVAATESTAEAPTPSQPAPPPPSEHDKVILQFGKVAKDMFTMDYRYPLSAFQAFAICLSSFDTKLACE, encoded by the exons ATGTGTCAAGAGATTGTTAAGAACCCAGAGTTTTGTGGAAAAATTACTTTCCCTGTCTCCTTGAAGCAG CCTGGGCCCCGTGATGGAACCATCCAGTGCTTCATTAAAAGGGATAAGTCTACACAAACTTACTACCTGTATCTGTGTCTTACCTCCG CTGTGGTCGCTGAAAATGGCAAGTTTCTTCTATTGGCGAAAAGACACTCCCGTCCAACCTGTACAGAGTATACAATATTTATGAATACTGATAATACATCTAGGTCAAGCAACATGTACATTGGAAAATTGAG GTCAAATCTCCTTGGCACAAAGTTTGTAATATATGATACCCAACATCCATGCAACATACCCAATGTTTCACAGTCAGGGAAAACAAGCCGTAGGTTCTACTCAAGGAAGGTATCACCGAAGGCCTCATCCAGTACTTACAGTATAGCACAGGTTTCGTATGAGCTGAATGTCTTGGGGACTCGGGGCCCTAGGCGGATGAACTGTGTTATGAACTCCATACCTGCCTCATCCCTTGAGGCTGGTGGCACTGTTCTATGCCAGCCGGACAGTGCCGTTGCTCACTCTCTTGATGAGTCATTTGGCAGCATCTCCTTCTCGAAGTCATCCATTAGGGATCGCTCCATCCGATTCAGCAGCACCCGATTCTCGGGCATCTCAATAGGTGGCTCCAGGAATGGGGGCCAGGCATTGGGTGATAATGATGAGTGCAAGGAGTGGCCACTGACTCTCCGCAACAAGGCACCAAGATGGCACGACCAGTTGCAATGCTGGTGCCTCAACTTCAAGGGCAGGGTGACCGTTGCATCTGTGAAGAACTTCCAACTTGTTGCCGCAACAGAGTCTACCGCTGAAGCACCGACCCCGTCACAGCCTGCCCCGCCACCTCCATCTGAGCATGACAAGGTGATACTGCAATTTGGTAAGGTTGCCAAGGACATGTTCACAATGGACTACCGATACCCGCTGTCAGCCTTCCAGGCCTTTGCAATCTGCCTGAGCAGCTTCGACACCAAGCTTGCTTGCGAATGA
- the LOC125508504 gene encoding tubby-like F-box protein 14 isoform X1: MSFRSIVRDVRDGFGSLSRRGFEVRFLGHRRGKSHSAVHELHDPAPVIQSSCWANLPPELLHDVIERLEASEATWPSRKHVVACAAVCRTWREMCQEIVKNPEFCGKITFPVSLKQPGPRDGTIQCFIKRDKSTQTYYLYLCLTSAVVAENGKFLLLAKRHSRPTCTEYTIFMNTDNTSRSSNMYIGKLRSNLLGTKFVIYDTQHPCNIPNVSQSGKTSRRFYSRKVSPKASSSTYSIAQVSYELNVLGTRGPRRMNCVMNSIPASSLEAGGTVLCQPDSAVAHSLDESFGSISFSKSSIRDRSIRFSSTRFSGISIGGSRNGGQALGDNDECKEWPLTLRNKAPRWHDQLQCWCLNFKGRVTVASVKNFQLVAATESTAEAPTPSQPAPPPPSEHDKVILQFGKVAKDMFTMDYRYPLSAFQAFAICLSSFDTKLACE, encoded by the exons ATGTCGTTTCGTAGCATTGTGCGTGATGTAAGGGATGGCTTTGGGAGCTTATCTCGAAGAGGGTTTGAGGTGAGGTTTCTTGGCCATCGCAGAGGGAAATCTCATAGTGCCGTCCACGAGTTGCATGATCCAGCACCTGTAATACAGAGCAGTTGCTGGGCTAATTTGCCTCCAGAATTGCTTCACGATGTGATTGAGAGGTTGGAGGCCAGTGAGGCTACATGGCCTTCCAGGAAACATGTAGTCGCTTGTGCGGCTGTCTGTCGAACCTGGAGAGAGATGTGTCAAGAGATTGTTAAGAACCCAGAGTTTTGTGGAAAAATTACTTTCCCTGTCTCCTTGAAGCAG CCTGGGCCCCGTGATGGAACCATCCAGTGCTTCATTAAAAGGGATAAGTCTACACAAACTTACTACCTGTATCTGTGTCTTACCTCCG CTGTGGTCGCTGAAAATGGCAAGTTTCTTCTATTGGCGAAAAGACACTCCCGTCCAACCTGTACAGAGTATACAATATTTATGAATACTGATAATACATCTAGGTCAAGCAACATGTACATTGGAAAATTGAG GTCAAATCTCCTTGGCACAAAGTTTGTAATATATGATACCCAACATCCATGCAACATACCCAATGTTTCACAGTCAGGGAAAACAAGCCGTAGGTTCTACTCAAGGAAGGTATCACCGAAGGCCTCATCCAGTACTTACAGTATAGCACAGGTTTCGTATGAGCTGAATGTCTTGGGGACTCGGGGCCCTAGGCGGATGAACTGTGTTATGAACTCCATACCTGCCTCATCCCTTGAGGCTGGTGGCACTGTTCTATGCCAGCCGGACAGTGCCGTTGCTCACTCTCTTGATGAGTCATTTGGCAGCATCTCCTTCTCGAAGTCATCCATTAGGGATCGCTCCATCCGATTCAGCAGCACCCGATTCTCGGGCATCTCAATAGGTGGCTCCAGGAATGGGGGCCAGGCATTGGGTGATAATGATGAGTGCAAGGAGTGGCCACTGACTCTCCGCAACAAGGCACCAAGATGGCACGACCAGTTGCAATGCTGGTGCCTCAACTTCAAGGGCAGGGTGACCGTTGCATCTGTGAAGAACTTCCAACTTGTTGCCGCAACAGAGTCTACCGCTGAAGCACCGACCCCGTCACAGCCTGCCCCGCCACCTCCATCTGAGCATGACAAGGTGATACTGCAATTTGGTAAGGTTGCCAAGGACATGTTCACAATGGACTACCGATACCCGCTGTCAGCCTTCCAGGCCTTTGCAATCTGCCTGAGCAGCTTCGACACCAAGCTTGCTTGCGAATGA